The Apibacter raozihei DNA segment AGGAGTACCTGTTTTAGGTAACGAAGTATGGATAGGTACAAATGCCGTTATTGTAGGTAATATAAATATAGGAAATAATGTTTTGATTGCTCCCAATGCCTATGTTACACGAGACGTTCCAGACAATTCTGTAGTTGTTGGAAATTTAGCACGTATTATACAAAATGAAGAAGCAACGGTTGGTTATATTGAAAATAAAGTGTAAGAGCAACCATGATTAAATTATTAATTGTAAATACAGATCTTCGTGGAGGAGGAGCAGAAAAGGTTTTAGTTAATCTGGTAAACAATCTTGATAATTCAAAATACGATATAACATTATTTACAATATTCAAAGAAGGAGTTAACAGAAAAGATTTAAGCCCGGAAATAAAACAAAAATGGTATTTTGAAAAGCCATTTAAAGGGTACTCGAGGCTAGCATTACTTTTTTCACCTGAGTTTTTATACAGAACCTTTATTAAAGATGATTACGATGTAGTTATATCTTATTTGGAAGGATTTCCTTCAAGAATTGTATCCGGATGTACAAATAAAAAAACGAAATTAATTAGCTGGATTCATTTGGAACTTTATAAAGATACAATATCCTATGAATTCAGAAATTACAAAGAAGCACTTAAAGTTTACAATAAATTTAATAAAATCGTTTGTGTAGCTGAATCTGTCAAAAACTGCTTTCAAAAAAGTAGTAATATTCCTTCAAAAAGTCTTGAAGTAATATACAATATGCTTGATTTGAATGATATCAAAACAAAGGGAATTGCAAACCTAAATCCAGCATTAAAAAAAAATAGACTTAGATTGTGTACCGTAGGAAGACTAAATCCGCAAAAAGGCTATGACAGGCTTTTACGGATTATATCCAAGCTTAAAAACGAAGATAAACTTAATTTTGAATTATTAATTTTAGGCTTAGGCCCCTTAGAAGATGAATTCAAAAAGTTCATAAATGATAATAATCTTTCAGATACGGTCGTATTACTGGGATATCAATCAAACCCATATTCTTATATAAAATCATCAGATCTTTTTGTATGCTCTTCATATAAAGAAGGATACAGTACCGTAGTTACAGAATCGGTAATTTTAGGAACACCAGTTATAACCACAAATTGTTCAGGAATGTCAGAAATTCTCGATGAAGGAAAGTGTGGAATCATAGTTGACAATGATGAAAAATCGTTGTACTTAGGATTAAAAGATCTTTTAACAGATGAAAATAAGTTATCTAACTACAAACAAAAAACGATGGAAAGATCAAAATTTTTTGAATCCAGGAATGATACAGAAGCCTTCGATAATTTGATTCAAGAAGTAATAAATTAAAATTATATGCAATTAAACATAAAAAATGAAACATCGCAATTAAAAACAGTGGTTCTGGGGCAACCGGTATCAGTAGGTAAAACACCCCAAATAAAAGACACTTACGATGCCAAATCTTATGAAAGTGTTTCACAAGGCACATATCCTCAGGAACTAGACATAATTAATGAAATGACATGCTTTGAAAATATTTTATCTAAGCATGGAGTGGAAGTTTTACGTCCCAGAATTTTAGAAAATTGCAATCAGGTTTTTGCCAGAGACGTTGCTTTTGTTATTGACGATAAAATTATAATATCTAATATAATTCCAGATCGTTCTGATGAACAGGAAGCCTACAAAGAAATTTTTGATACCATATACTATCAGAAAATATATAACTTACCGGAGAAAGCACACGTTGAAGGAGGAGACATTATTGTTTTTGATGATATTGTATTTTGTGGAGTTTATAAAGGAAACGATTATTCAAATTTAAAAACGGCAAGAACCAATATATATGCAATTGAATTTTTAAATGAATTATATCCAGATAAAACATTTGTAGATATTGAATTAAAAAAAGACGATAAAGACCCTTATAAAGGAATTCTACACCTGGATTGTACATTTATGCCGGTAGGAGATAAAAAAGCGATTGTATATAAAGACGGATTTAAAAACGAAAAAGATTTTCACTTTCTGGTTGATTTTTTTGGGAAATCCAATATTTTTGAAATAACACCAGAAGAAATGTATTATATGAACACTAATATATTTTCTATTTCACCTCAATTAGTCGTATCAGAAGAAAGGTTTACCCGATTGAACCATTTCCTTGAAACAAATTGGGGTATTCAGGTTGAAAAAATTCCTTACTACGAAATATCAAAAATGGGAGGACTTTTACGATGTTCCACTTTACCTTTAATTAGACAAGATGAAAAATAAACAAAATACACAATCCATATTGATGATTGAGCCGGTTTCTTTTGGATTTAATGAGGAAACAGCAAACGATAATAAATTTCAATCAAACGATCTGAGCATAGACAGTAAATCTATACAAAGAAAAGCTCTCGACCAGTTTACAAATATGGTTGAAAAGTTAAGAAAGCATGGAATTTCAGTATATGTTGTCAAAGATACATTAGAACCCTATACACCAGATTCAATATTTCCGAATAACTGGGTTTCTTTTCATTCTAATGGAGCTGTGGCTATATATCCAATGTATGCGCCTAACAGAAGAGAAGAACGCAGAGAAAATATTCTGGATTATCTGGAAGAACAAGGTTTTCAGATCAACGAAATAACAGATTATAGCCAGGCAGAGGAAGAAGATGTCTTTCTTGAAGGAACAGGAAGCATGGTTTTAGATCGTAAAAACAATATTGCCTATGCAGCAGTATCCGAGCGTACTAATGAAGATTTGTTTATTGAATATTGTGAAGATTTTGAATTTACACCTGTAGTATTTCATGCTACTCAGAAAATTGAGGGAATAGAATATCCTGTGTATCATACCAATGTGATGATGAGTGTTGCAGATAACTTTGCCATTATCTGTTTTGACGTCATTAAAGACTTGAAAGAAAGAAAATTTGTTTCAGATTTTTTACACACATCTCAGAAAGAAGTGATTGCAATTACAGAAGAGCAGATGAATCACTTCGCTGGAAATGTTTTAGAAGTAGAAGCAGAAGATGGAACCAAATACCTTATAATGTCCGATACAGCATATCATTCATTGAACAGAGGACAGTTAGATGTTATTACTAAATACTGTGATATTCTGGTGGTGGACATATCTGTAATTGAAACTTACGGAGGAGGAAGTGCCCGTTGCATGATGGCTGAAGTATTTTTAGAAAAAGATGAAATATAAATTTTTGAAAGAATAATTTTGTATATTAATCAAATCCTGTTATATTTGCACCTCTAATAATTAAGGCGAGGTAGCTCAGCTGGTTAGAGCACTGGATTCATAACCCAGAGGTCGGCAGTTCAAGTCTGCTCCTCGCTACAAAATAACCCATATTGCATTTTAATAATGTTTTATGGGTTTTTTTATCCTTATTTTCTGAAAATTTACTATTACCAAAAATTATTAATAAATAAAATTTTTTATAAAAAGGGTTTTATATTGATAATATATTTTACATTTGTAAAGGATAAATTTTATAATAATAAATGTTATTTGAAAATTAAATATCGAGATAAGAATGATTAAGCGTAGACCATAATGATAACCATAAAATTGTAAATTTTTAATTATTTTACTCACTGCCAAATACTTATATTTACATTGTAGCAGACTATATATTTATAAGCAACCTTTTCATGTATTTTAAGTGTTTTTATTTTGGTAGATTAAGTTGTCAGTATAGTCAATTCCCTCGCTTATTATTTAAATAATTTCAGCTTTTAGGAATTGAAAGCATAAACTAAAATTAGAATTTTATTGAAATCAATCAATAATTTTTTTAGTAAACAAAGTATAATCTTATTATTAGGAAGTGGTGTTAGTTTACTGGCAGGTACTTTGATTTATGTTTTATTTAGAACTACTTCACTAAGAATTTTTTCTTGGAGTGAACTAGTAGGAATACGGGAACTTTTAAATAAATCAAGAGAATATTCCGTTTCTTATATTAAATATGTTCCTGATTGGATATTATTCTCTCTTCCAGATGGTCTCTGGATTTTTTCTTACATCTGTTTTACGCTTTACATTTGGAAAGGTTTTATAACTGTAAATAATATAGTCTGGTTCATTATTGTCCCTTTTATTGCCATAGGATCAGAAATATTACAATTATTTCAGTTGCTACCCGGTACTTTTGATATTACTGATTTGTTATTCTATTTAATAGGATTTAGCTTACCTTTTATTATTTTTAAAAAATCAATTAAATATAAATTCAAAAATCAAAATTATGAACAAACATTTTAAAACCTTGGTTTCGGCTTTAACTGTAGCATTCTTTGCATTTATTGCTTTTGGGAGTCTGGATGACGATAAGAAAAAACAGGAATCTTCATCAACTACAGAAAAGGCTTCTACCGAAACTGCTCCACCTGCAGAAAATCCTTCAACTACGGAAAGTCCTTCTAAACCGGAAACTTCATCTAATTTCACAAAATTAGGAGAACCTTTAAAAACAAAGTATTTTGAGGTAACAGTTAAAAAAATGAGGATTGAAGACAGAGTAAAAACCGGAAATGAATTTGCAGACCTTAAAAAAGAAGAAGGAAATCGATATTTAATTTTAAATATGGCGATTAAAAATATTAGTGATGAAAGCAGAATGTTGAGTGAAGGTGAAGTAATAATAAATTATAATGGAAAAGAATATAAATTTGACAGATCAGAGACAGTAATGTCTGAAGGCTGGGGAGTTTTGCTTGAGCAGATAAACCCATTAACTACTAAAACTACTAATTTAGTATTTAAAATTCCTGCGGAAATTAAAGGACAAGCATTTTACAGACCGGGTCGTTCTGGTAAAGATGATTTAATTGA contains these protein-coding regions:
- a CDS encoding glycosyltransferase; protein product: MIKLLIVNTDLRGGGAEKVLVNLVNNLDNSKYDITLFTIFKEGVNRKDLSPEIKQKWYFEKPFKGYSRLALLFSPEFLYRTFIKDDYDVVISYLEGFPSRIVSGCTNKKTKLISWIHLELYKDTISYEFRNYKEALKVYNKFNKIVCVAESVKNCFQKSSNIPSKSLEVIYNMLDLNDIKTKGIANLNPALKKNRLRLCTVGRLNPQKGYDRLLRIISKLKNEDKLNFELLILGLGPLEDEFKKFINDNNLSDTVVLLGYQSNPYSYIKSSDLFVCSSYKEGYSTVVTESVILGTPVITTNCSGMSEILDEGKCGIIVDNDEKSLYLGLKDLLTDENKLSNYKQKTMERSKFFESRNDTEAFDNLIQEVIN
- a CDS encoding dimethylarginine dimethylaminohydrolase family protein produces the protein MQLNIKNETSQLKTVVLGQPVSVGKTPQIKDTYDAKSYESVSQGTYPQELDIINEMTCFENILSKHGVEVLRPRILENCNQVFARDVAFVIDDKIIISNIIPDRSDEQEAYKEIFDTIYYQKIYNLPEKAHVEGGDIIVFDDIVFCGVYKGNDYSNLKTARTNIYAIEFLNELYPDKTFVDIELKKDDKDPYKGILHLDCTFMPVGDKKAIVYKDGFKNEKDFHFLVDFFGKSNIFEITPEEMYYMNTNIFSISPQLVVSEERFTRLNHFLETNWGIQVEKIPYYEISKMGGLLRCSTLPLIRQDEK
- the ctlX gene encoding citrulline utilization hydrolase CtlX — protein: MKNKQNTQSILMIEPVSFGFNEETANDNKFQSNDLSIDSKSIQRKALDQFTNMVEKLRKHGISVYVVKDTLEPYTPDSIFPNNWVSFHSNGAVAIYPMYAPNRREERRENILDYLEEQGFQINEITDYSQAEEEDVFLEGTGSMVLDRKNNIAYAAVSERTNEDLFIEYCEDFEFTPVVFHATQKIEGIEYPVYHTNVMMSVADNFAIICFDVIKDLKERKFVSDFLHTSQKEVIAITEEQMNHFAGNVLEVEAEDGTKYLIMSDTAYHSLNRGQLDVITKYCDILVVDISVIETYGGGSARCMMAEVFLEKDEI
- a CDS encoding DUF4352 domain-containing protein: MNKHFKTLVSALTVAFFAFIAFGSLDDDKKKQESSSTTEKASTETAPPAENPSTTESPSKPETSSNFTKLGEPLKTKYFEVTVKKMRIEDRVKTGNEFADLKKEEGNRYLILNMAIKNISDESRMLSEGEVIINYNGKEYKFDRSETVMSEGWGVLLEQINPLTTKTTNLVFKIPAEIKGQAFYRPGRSGKDDLIDLGEIK